A region of the Arachis hypogaea cultivar Tifrunner chromosome 15, arahy.Tifrunner.gnm2.J5K5, whole genome shotgun sequence genome:
AGTAAGTATACAATACCTGTCTTTTTACAAGTAGTGTCAATCTTTGGTTAAGTAAATGAATATTGAAAGGAGAAGTTCTTGCATTGACTAGTCAACATGATTTGGGTTTATTAAACCGGAAAAGAAAACGGATAAGGTGAACTAACATTGACTTTAAAATGCATTTGTTGTGTATTTTGAGTTTTTCCCTAGGATAGGTAGACAACAACATTGCTCAACAATGTGAAAAATggagttaaaagagtaaattaatccCAAATTTAATGAGTGGCATGAGTAATTAATATCTAATAGTAATCAAATTTATTGTATGTTGTTCATGTTGTTTAAGAAAGTCATTAGTTATCTAACATAACCTTTTTCATAATCAAATCCAAAATAAATAAAGGGTATGTGAAGGcaaatatctattttaatttacgataatactagaaaaataaaaaaaattaaatttattttatttaatatttattaattattttttaataaatactaaataaaacacGTACAGGCTGATTTTACTaaagtttttttattaaatattttcgtttaatttattatatattcgcATTCAATATAAAGTAATATTGCCAGCTAATTAGAGACGCCATAGTATTCTTCTAATACAATCCATAATTTCATCATGATGGTATTGTGTTATCTGTTATGCAAGTGTTGCAACCGCTAGGACGTGTATTGCACGGCAGATTAGAACAAACACGTTATGTGATGAACGGTTAAACCATGATCGTCCCGATAAACGGAATAAGAGATTATTCAATCCTAAAAGTGAAATATAATGCACTACAAACCTAAAATAATATGAGCGTAAGAAGTGCATATAAACATTAATAGGTACATGACATAGATATAATGCTAGTGAAAAGATATAGCTTTGTCTCCTTTCTCTTTCATGCTTTCCTTTTGTAAATAGGGATTGAATCATCCCGTGTGATGCGTGATAAGATGCAGCTTTCCCTTGTCCTTGTCTTTGTCCTTCAGCTAATCAATAAATGTGTATAAAGTGATAGCCACTTTCGAGTAACGCTCACTGGTACGGATATAGATTTTTCTTCACTCAAATTATTGAATTCCCCATCTAGAAATGTGAAAATAATGTTGCTTCGGCTAGATACTCTGTAATTTAGATATCGTTATATGAAGCTtctttccttgatgatgatgttaGTTGCACTAGCTTTTTGATGCATGAAGTTGAATGAAATccaagaaaattatattttttattcattgtgTATTTTCTGACAGGTGTGCTTGTTTAAGGTGGTAGAATTACTTACATGGCTATCAGAACTTGATCTGATTGCAAGTTATTTGGTTCGGTGGCAATATTGGAAGTGCAGTTTTTCTTAAGTGGTCTAGATGGGGACTGGGGAAGAAAGCACAGCTAAACCTTCTAAACCATCGTCTACAACTCAGGTTCTTTCTTTACcacctcctttttcttcttctgctcCTTGCACCCATCTCATTATGGTTTCTGTTTACTTCTTACAGGAGATTGCACCGGTTCCTTCCTATCCTGATTGGTCAAGCTCTATGCAGGTTGGTGATCAAAGTTGTGCAATCTGGCTTTTTTATTTGTGATACCTAACATGTTGGCTTTGGATTTAGGCTTATTATGCCCCTGGAGCCACTCCACCTCCTTTTTACGCCTCAACTGTTGCTTCTGCAGCTCCCCATCCCTATCTGTGGGGAGGCCAGGTAAATATCACATTTCATTTTTGGTAGGTGTGCTACCACATTCTGCATCTACGAATTTATCATtaaagttttttgtttttttctcagCATCCTCTAATGCCACCATATGGTACTCCTGTTCCATATCCAGCTATATATCCTCCTGGGAGTGTCTATGCTCATCCTAGCATGGCAACGGTATTGCATTTGCTCCCTGGCATAAAAATATGAATTCTCTATAATATAATTTACTAATACAAGATGAACTCACATGTTGCTGGGAAATTTTATTTGCCAGGCCTGATATAGTTTGGAAGTTAATTAATGTTGgacatttttttttttctctttttttgtctTCTCTTCAACATTTGGGTAGACTCCGAGTGCCCCACAGACCGAGTTTGTAGGCAAGGTACCCAACGGAAAAGATCGGAATTCTGCTAAAAATTTGAAGGGAACTTCTGCCAATAATGGTTCTAAAGCAGGAGAAAATGGAAAGGCAGGTTCAGGGTCAGGAAATGATGCAGTCTCACAAAGGTTTGGGAAGCCACTTGTTAATTTTGATCTCTTCTGAGACTTCTTTCTCAGTTAGCTTGCTTAATATGGATTTTTCACAAAAATTTTCATTGACAGTGGTGAAAGCGGTTCTGAGGGATCATCCGATGACAGTGATGAGAATGCTAACCATCAGGTAAAAATTTACTATTCAGCATCAGCAATCATCCTTTGCAGTAAATAGTACTTAACTTCCTGAAATATATTTGGATTGTAGCTATTTTACACTTAGCTTCCTATGCAACTTCATATATTTCACTAAAAGTAGATGGCTTAGTCGAAAGGAAGTTGATATTTTCCTGTTTTGTTTCTTGCTATCTTATGGTTTATATTTCTTTGTAGGAATCGGCTACAAACAAGAAAGGAAGCTTTGACAAAATGCTTGCTGATGGTATGTTGCATTCTTCTGCATGTTTTCCTATCTTTAATTTTTACATGGTTACTCGAGCAATTTTGTCTTAATTGTGAACTTTTTCAGGAGCCAATGCACAGAACAATGCCATAACTCAATCTTCTGGAAAGGCTGCTGTGTCAATGGCTGCAACTAATCTCAATATTGGAATGGACTTGTGGAATGCATCTTCTGCAGGTGCTGATGCTACAAAACTGAGAAACAATCAACCTGCCCCAGGAGCTGTCAACCCTCCTACTATAATGGGACGTGAAGTTGCACTTGGTGAACAGTGGATACAAGTATGATTTACACATTATCTTCTTGAACTTCAGGCCATATATTCCTTGTTTTAAAAAACGTTTCCTTTTTATCTTGTGTGTCTCTTAGTTATTTCCTTTACCTTGCAGAGCCTTAGCTTTCCTTTCCTATTTCGGTTTTTTTAGGACGAACGTGAGCTGAAGAGACAGAAAAGAAAACAGTCTAACAGAGAATCAGCTAGGAGGTCAAGACTACGCAAGCAGGTAGTTTACAGTTATCTTCATGCAAGCAATGGTTAAGGGATATCAATAATATTTCAGTGTTTCCAATGCTACAATTGGACATCCTTCAATGCTTTTCATTTGTTGTACCCACCAGGCTGAGTGTGAGGAGTTGCAAAAGAAGGTCGAGTCACTGGGAAACGAGAACCGGACTCTGAGAGAAGAACTTCAGAGAGTATCAGAAGAATGCGAGAAGCTTACAGCTGAAAATAATTCCATCAAGGTAAATTACACCTCCAATTTTATTGAACTGAATTAGCATTGACCAGGTTGTGGTCTTACAACCTTAGATTATGTCCTCTAACAATAATTTTGCTGTCAACACTCAACAGGAAGAGTTGGAAAGGTTATGTGGACCAGAAGCAGTTGCCAGCCTCGAATAAATCACCTTTTTGTTATCTTCATTATAAGGCAACCCCGAGGTTTGATCAATTCCCAGAGCTAGAAGAGACAGACTTGCAGCTGCAATTCTATCAATGCCGGTTCTATTAATTAATCGAGCATAGGATATAgtataatttttcttctttgttcaCTAATTTTATCATACCATTAATTAACCCTCAATTGTAATTCTCCTGATGTTATTATTATACACGTCATTTGTTGTTGTAATATTTCATCTGCCCTGAAGCGTAGATTATGTTAGGATAATTGAGCATCTGTGCTCAGAAATTAGTTTTGCAACTCATGTCATGATAACGCTTATATCTCCCAACACCGTGGGTGACTGGAACCACGTCTTTGTTCTCTCCTATATAATAATATCTGAGGATTTGAGGTGACTTGAGTCTTGAGGTTTCATTATCAGATTCTGGTAACTTTATCTAATGACAGCAACTAGCCAACTAATCTTACCTGTTAGCTTCGACAACTGAATAAAAGTTCAAGTTTTTTTGCTTTTCCCTTTTTAACGTGCAAGAGTCATTCCCACTTTTCTAGGTTAGGTTAACACTCACAAACGTGGCCCTTGCTTAAAATCAGGTAAGGTTTAGATTCCTCTGTTGCACCCTAATCCAATCTTTGAATACACGCCCTTAGTAAAGAAGACCAACTTTTAATCAAgactacaaaaataaaaatgaaataaataattatttgtcaTATGATCTGAAAATAATTTACTACAACCCAAAGTTCACAGTTCATGAAACTAAATAAACTTCAAATTTGAGAGGAATATTGTCATATTCCGAGGTTGATAATACACGAGCAACAGCATGCGTGAATAAAAGGCTTGTAAGCAACACCACTGTACATTGTAGTTATCATGCTTTAGGCATCTAATTTCAACAAAATATTGACAGCTTCACAGTCACCTATGCAAAAAGCAGAAAATCTGACTAAAGGATTTAAGaaacattttaaaaacaaatcAGTTAGTTATTATTTTGGTCAGGCTCAGCATCAGAGGGGACCGCAGGGTCTTCGGATGGATTAGGCTGCCTTGATCTATCTGATTCAGTTGCCCCTCCCAGCATATGATCCGCTAATACagataagaaaattaaatttgaaggTTAGTAACTTATGTAATCAAGCACCAACTGTATTCCAGAGCTAAGAAACATAATCATCAACCTGAACCACTTATCTTCACCACCATGCTCCTGACAAACTGGATCTCTGCTTGATATGAACTCACAAGTTTGATCTGCAACCACAAGACAAATTCTACTCTAAAAACAgcattcttattttctttattgacCAAGACATTTGAAACAGGATCCTCAGAAGATTCTTCCTGTCGACCATTGGCAGATAAAACTACACAATTTGATACTTAGAATATAAACAAGCTGCAAGGTTTTTCCTTGATTTCACCATCTTTGAGGAGATTACAAGGTTTTTCTTCTGAAATTTATAGCATCCGTGAAACATACCACTTCACAAGATGCAATGCCTAAAATTTGATCAACTTTTGCTTGATGCCTTGACAAAAATGGACGCAAATGCTTCATATATAATTGCTTTGCTCCCTGTTGAAGAACTAGCTTATCAGAATTCCGAGAGTTGGGCATCAAAGAGACATTGATATTCAATGGATGAATGTCCTAGAAGGCCAGGAATATAGTGCTAATAAAGAAAAACAATGCAAAATATTAAGAGGACAAAAGAAAGTCAATATAtggagaaaaaggaaaattttctggagttacaagagaagaaaaagagaaaataaaatttgggaatcAAGTTATGTCCCACAATGCCAATTGATTTCCACATTCTGAAATAATAAATGAACTACATGGTTACCAGGGCCTCAGAGCTTCATCTAACTGCAGCACTTATCAGCTATTAATCCTAACAgtctttgaatttcaattttgtAGGGTTATATTTTGAACAATCTACCTTACCAAAATTCACAACTTCTTATTCTATTAGATTTGTATCTAGACCTATGCAGTGTCAAACCATAACAACTGACCACAGATCCACACAACTCAATGGTTTTGCAGATTA
Encoded here:
- the LOC112749035 gene encoding G-box-binding factor 1-like — its product is MGTGEESTAKPSKPSSTTQEIAPVPSYPDWSSSMQAYYAPGATPPPFYASTVASAAPHPYLWGGQHPLMPPYGTPVPYPAIYPPGSVYAHPSMATTPSAPQTEFVGKVPNGKDRNSAKNLKGTSANNGSKAGENGKAGSGSGNDAVSQSGESGSEGSSDDSDENANHQESATNKKGSFDKMLADGANAQNNAITQSSGKAAVSMAATNLNIGMDLWNASSAGADATKLRNNQPAPGAVNPPTIMGREVALGEQWIQDERELKRQKRKQSNRESARRSRLRKQAECEELQKKVESLGNENRTLREELQRVSEECEKLTAENNSIKEELERLCGPEAVASLE